TCTTATAGACTACaagtcatatttattttcgacGGTATCGTAAATTTTttcaacgttttattttaattaattttacgattTATATTTGTGTCATCATCATGCCATTAAATAATCCgaactcaattaaacaaaaaaatgctttaaaactaGTTTCATCTTGgtattattgcaatataattatacattgttacGTTGACATTAATAGTTAgtaagtgaattaaaaaaacaaaagaagatcacagaaaaatcgattttacacattactttttctttttaaatgttgtaaaaaaaggttttatatatggcaaaataatgacaattgaaattaaataaatgtagatgtttatataatatggatataattaaaataaatatcgcaAGCGCGAATACTTAATACTTAGTAACTATTattcttacaataataaatacgaaaactTAAGTccttttattcaaataagaacTGTTcgtattaatacaaataattaacatGGAAATTCGACAATGAGCGTTCCAATCACACCTACATTACACATAGGTGACTCCCTTTCGAGTCACCTATGTGTAATTTTCAGTTTaaactttagtaaaatattgaTCTGACTATTACTGATAATGTGATACCAGAGGCGTTATGTAGAACTGAGGATGGCTTTCAGACTatataacagtaaaaaaaataattgattttccAAATTGATTTGTAACTTTCAACAATAGAACTGCCATATTATTTACGTTAATTATGTGTAAAAACCAAGTAATTCATATCAACACAATTATTTGTAGGGTTTCATTTCATCCACAAAACACATTTCTAGCATTCTCAACAATCCACTTGTAATAGTAAGCGACATCCGTGTAAACGATGACGGATCTAGAaacgtgtatttttttaaaggagaCCAGACCGATTTGTAAGTATCCATTAACTATGAGGGGACTGCCAGAATCGCccctgaaaataaaattactcttATTAAATAAGCCTCATTACTGTTCAGATTATAattttcggcggtgaaggaaaatattgtgaggaaatctgtgtctaattttatagaaattctgccacatatgtattccaccagcccgtATAGGAACAGTAATATGTTCCACCTTCTTCTCGAAAGGAGGAGGAGGCcgtaacccagcagtgggaaatttacgatTTTGCGGTAACAAAACTCCGTAAAATTATTGGTAGAAAAACTCTGTATCGATTTGCAACTTTTACACAAGCAAGGGGACCATAGTCCTGTCAGTATGGCAAAACTTATTTTGGTCGAGCAATTCCAACGATTAgttttaaactataatatattgttagaaTCTCACATAGAAGGGTATCCGCCGTGACGACCTTCACCACCGCAGAAGGTTCCCTCTGGCAATTTCCTCAGAAGTTTCACGCACTGGTGGTTTGGCCAAATCTCTTGTTCTGTTTCATGCAACAAGTCAGTGTCTTTATATGGCTCTtcctacaattatttatttgaataaaatgatCTATCAATATTAAATCTATTGAGGCATATAATTAAAGTAGAATTAACGTTTAACTTACAGGATTTTTTGAATAAGACGCAGGggtcttattaaaataatctcgtAAGGTGatactttaaatgaaaatgttacgaagaattatataacaataaaaaatatatataaaaaaatcagtgaCTAAGATTACATACACTtcacagaatttttttttcttaccattgagttttattttaggCAAGTGAAGTAAATAAACATAGCTAGAATTATAGTaacttgttttatactaaatattcttaaaCTTACGCTGAGCAAACCCCATCCAGCGATCAATGCGAGACCGGCACGCGGTCTTCGCTGAGCTAGAGCTACTCTGTTAATCACTGcacaaaatttaatttcctttgCTAATAGTATCAGCGCAATATCGGTGGTAATCCTCATTGTATCGTATTTCGGATGAACTTTAacctttgatatttttattgcatgtcCTTTGCGTTTGTTTGTGTGTCCGACGTTAGCGGTACCTACGGTACGTGGGGTTAACGTGTCAAAGCAGTGTGCCGCTGTTAGAAGTAGCTTTTGGTTAACGATCGATGCGCCACAAATAAACGCAGATGTATTATCTGCTACGACAAGAAACGCTGAGTATGGAtggtttaatattttagttaagtCTCCCCCAACGACTCTGGGTTCCATTTGACTAGAAGTGAcgactaaaatttttaaattgactatGAATAAGTAAATCAACATTATAATGTATAACTCATTCACTTTGTGCTATTTGTGTCGGGTAAGGTATGCATTTTGATCTAATTAATTTCGGTCACACTTCGTTAACTTTCGCGGAGcattttttatcatcatttaaTCGACGTAATCGTATGTAGTTTACCTACATTTCTGTTTTTCATTTCAACATACAATTCAGATAATCAGCGAATCACAATTTTCATACATGGGACAACAGAACTCAAACGCAATCCCAAAAATAGTTCAAATCAGAAAGGTTTTGGACACGCTGGTTAAATTATCGATAGATTGTGGTTCAACTATAACACgaagaaattacattttaaagttttaaagacCTTCTTTGGAGCATCAAAAATCCTATTGCAAGTTATTCTACTTCCCGAATCAGTATCCCGTCACAATCTAATACGGTTGAAACGACTCTTTTAAAGATCCTATCGTACCTCAAATTTCACTgaattaaaaagattaatttattctttatattacaatactattctttatattacaatattacaataCAAGACTAAGACAGACTTTTGTCAAATTCCTTTTTGTctcatttgctgtcgaaacacttGGCCATTGGAGTAGTGAtccaaaaaacttaattaaaagtacAACACTTCGCCGATTGTCTTCGctggtgacaagagggctggttcgtttttatcCCAGTGAATCGGAAATGCGATTCAAAAgggaaatgctgttagcattcttgccatcattccatgcggtcaagatttttaatatacagtaactaattttaattcatatttgtatatatttaagcgatTAAGATAGTGCGTCCTTTTCTTTGCTAAACACTGGACAGAAAATTAAgcatagtattattaataatgtaggtctcaataaaataaaaaacgaaacattCAAAGTAACTTATTCATTTATTCGAAAAAGAGAACTTAATTTTCAATGATTTACTACTTCTCCAATTTTAAATTGCTATAATTCTGAAGACGGCCAGTACAGTCAgtaagaatgagctgcactagtttGATGCACCATCGCATTGCCGGCCTGCTAGATGCCTCTTCACGGCTCCTTTCAAGGCACCCAGGTCGTTagaggaggggaacacgtgtgctggtagagttccattttttgtcggtgcgacaaagaaaagagttgccaaaCTTCTTTGTGCGATGGGAACGAAGTCACAGTTAGGCGGAGACATTACGAGCCAGTACGCGTAGATTTGTGAAGGAAAGCAGGAATTAGAGAGAATAATTCCTCAGAGCAATCactcttttttttataagacaGTTTTATCATAAAGTATCATGTCatgttttatcataataaatactatataatataaggtACCaactaaatttatacaaatactaagaaatttattatattaaaaaattactcgTTTTAAAGAAACTATTAATAAGATTTAAGCAACAAAGAACTTCCGCTTCGACCCTATCGAACCTTCTGATGACACCGGTACCTAAAACTTTCCCTGAAAGTCCTCTGTAGATAACCAGGATTTGTTGCCAATGTTCTGTTACTAAATTAAAGGGTTACTGGATGCAAAAAGAAAAGTTAGCTAGAAAAATGATTTTTAGGCAATTTGTTGACTGACGAAAATTTAATTGTGTCTAGAATAAGAACGGATTAAAAGAGTATAAGTCTAGAAATGaatataagaaagaaaaaagtacatactttataacaaataaatacaaacatagtGTACTTCTacgattataaaatttatttgataacgttcatttaaaaactaaattatcacgttatgtacatacatgtatacataacaaatctatatgtttaaaaaaaaataacacaaatttaCAAGTATTCATATTAACACTTtggtttataaatttttattttatccacaAAACACTGCTTTAGCATTCTTAGCAATCCACTTGTAAAAGTGTGTAGTATCCGTGTAAACGATGACGGATGTTGATATGTCCATTTTTTTAAAGGAGACCAGCCCAATTTGCATGTATCCGTCTATTATGAGTGGACTGCCAGAATCACCGCTGAAAATAGAAGAATACATGTCAAATGTAGTGTATTTGTATTCCTATTTTTATGTCAACGACATTGATATTACAATGTTACTTAGCATAGAATAGGTATCTTCTCGTCAAAAGTAGACTTGAAGCTAGCCCTTAAAAGCTGtcgattgtatttaattaaaaatttaaatcaagctAAAAATCTTTTAGCATAAGTATCTTAagctcgttttgtaatttttttgataaactAATGAAGAAGATTAAGTCTGATTGATAGCTTTGTATACCGTCACACATATTCTCAACGTATAGGGCAGAAGATATCGTAGAACACAAGTGTTTTCGGTTGTAATTCGACGGAAAAGATAATGTAAGTACACATTAActctaaataaatttacagtaGCCTTGAATGTCTCCACAGCCTCAGCCTCAGAGGTAAATATTGGCAAACAATTTATTAGCCTACAGATTGGAAGCACTACAACCCAAAAATGTAACAACATAAGACTTCAATTAACTAGATTAAATCGATTCGTATTGATCTGAATTTCAACCAATATCGCGATTAAATATGAGCAAATCAGAAGACAATCAGAAATGTTCGCCAGTTTCTTAGCCACGGGCCATTACCAAGAAATTAGAATGATAAGGATTTATATTCTAGCCAATTATAGACCAACGGTGCTGTCAATAcggcatatattataatttatagttaaaactAAGTAGTCTTATAGTTTTATGCAATGAAATTTTAAGCTTACTTAGAAGGATAACCCCCGTCTGGACCTTGACCGCCGCAAAATGTCCCTTTGGGTATATCAACCAAGAGTTTCACGCAGTCTCTTTTTGGCCAAACCCTTTGGCGCGTTTCATACAAAACGTCAGTATCTTTACGCGGTTCTTCCTACaatgttatttaatgtaataataatttattgaacatgaaataaaaaatagaaaaagtaaagCAGTGCAAGTAATAAggatcttaaaaataaaaaaggaaggcaaatttacttattttaacatCAAATTTCTCACATCTAGGGAAGGGTCGGTGTTCGCTTTTTAACTatcgaaaaaaatgtaattcagtCGACTGAAATCAAAAGATTCATTTTCATGACCTATATTAAGAAGCTTGAATAGTATTTTTTCGTTTGATATTAACAGAGAAAGCAAAAAGGCaaacaaataagtaaataaagttaGTATTACAGTAGGTCATTCAACGAtaaattttatgtcatttaatgtAAACTTACTTCGAGCAATCCCCATCCAGCGATCATAGCGGGACCTTTACGCGGTCGACGTCGAGCCAAAGCTACTCTGTTAATGGATCTACCAAACTGAATTTCCCTTTTTAGTCCTACCAGCGCAATATCACAGGTTATCTCCACCGTATCGTACTTAGGATGAACCATCAgcgttgataattttattacgcgTCCCTTGTACATATTCGAGTGACCGATATGAGCGCTACCTTTGGTTTTTAGAGTCTGCGTGTCTTCGAAACAGTGTGCTGCTGTCAGAAGTACCTTTTGGTTAACAATCGAAGCACCACAAATATGCGAAGATGCTCCTTGACTAATTAGAAGAGCTGCTGAATACGgatggtattttattttagttttttctcCAGATACAATTTTTGATTCTATTCGACTAGATGTGACGACTAAAAATCGCAATATAACTATGATTGACTGAAGCAACATTTTTTCGTACAAATCAATCACTGTGTGCTGTTTGGATAGCGTGAGATTTTAATTTCGATCTAATTGAAATCGGTCACACTTCGTTAACACTGACAGAGTATTTTTCATCAACGAATAATCGACGACCTATTTAGAACGTCAGTATGTATAAACATGGTccattgttacaaataaatttaaaaaaagaattgcaATATTTAATTCGAAATCGAATCGAAACGAATCGAATCATCGAGATTAATCGCAGCTCAAGCAgatgacatatttttataagaaatcgCAACGAAAACGCACATAAgcaaaattaataactatatataacacGAAATTGCTAATCATGTAATTTTCGTGTATaactaaatacatttaaactgATTAAGATTACGTTACTTTTTTCATCCTAAGTAACATCAACTTTTTATCGAAATcgaaaaatttttaatttaaaagcaagTGAATACCATTGATaaagaaaaactttaaaaaaatatacgtcatGTCTGATCAACGAAAGTATGCCaactaaataaatcattaaacaGCTACCTATTTGAACGATTTCCGAGAATAGTTCGCattgtaaattgtaatgaaTACTTGTTTTAGCATCCTGTTGAAGCGCGGGTGACAAATTATTCACGTCATCATCATTAACCAAATCGCAAACAATCAGAATAAGCGGCGAGTGGCAAAAAGTCGACGAGGATACCGTACGTATCAAGAGCGAAATCATCGCCCAGAAATACGTTCATAATAAGTTGATTAAGAATGTATTTACAActgcagtctgtaaatttcccactgctgagctaaggcttcctcccccttttgaggaaaaggtttcaGGTTtcaggaacatattccaccatgatgttccaatgcgggttggtggaaccacacgatgttttccatcaccgcggAGCACaagatgaactataaatacaaataaatcacatgaatattcagtggtgcttgcttgtttgaacccgcaatcatcggtaaaggtgcacgtgttctaaccactgggccatctcggctatgaGAAAGAATGTATTTGAGCCAAACTATACAGGTGAGTACACAGAAAGCGAttgattaatgattattatgGTCAATTATTGTTACTGGTGGTCGCCCATTAGTAAAAATTTCAACCTTAATTAATTGCGAACAAAAAATTGACATCTACAAGAATAGGATTCTTTGTTTTCAATTCAATAACAGTTtggagattattattatattctatgcAATAATTATCATCGACTTATTCGATAAGTATGAAGGtattttcgtttataataaatcatataacgCACGGGCTGATGAAAAAAGACATTATAACACGTTACCGCTTCCTATTCATGTATaatcacattattttataactgtatttaatata
The nucleotide sequence above comes from Vanessa cardui chromosome 7, ilVanCard2.1, whole genome shotgun sequence. Encoded proteins:
- the LOC124530972 gene encoding kallikrein-4-like, giving the protein MLLQSIIVILRFLVVTSSRIESKIVSGEKTKIKYHPYSAALLISQGASSHICGASIVNQKVLLTAAHCFEDTQTLKTKGSAHIGHSNMYKGRVIKLSTLMVHPKYDTVEITCDIALVGLKREIQFGRSINRVALARRRPRKGPAMIAGWGLLEEEPRKDTDVLYETRQRVWPKRDCVKLLVDIPKGTFCGGQGPDGGYPSNGDSGSPLIIDGYMQIGLVSFKKMDISTSVIVYTDTTHFYKWIAKNAKAVFLINRVALAQRRPRAGLALIAGWGLLSEEPYKDTDLLHETEQEIWPNHQCVKLLRKLPEGTFCGGEGRHGGYPSMGDSGSPLIVNGYLQIGLVSFKKIHVSRSVIVYTDVAYYYKWIVENARNVFCG